One Marasmius oreades isolate 03SP1 chromosome 2, whole genome shotgun sequence DNA segment encodes these proteins:
- a CDS encoding uncharacterized protein (BUSCO:EOG09262X7T) → MLKRKRSEKTAESPLLDSNGSPAPSEAPELVLTSRLDLSSRPQLTISRGPSFVPIPDSDTFFKTDFTGINRHGYRYSPAGINPRGFFLPCRTIETKPTSYRVSWEDRSPFVYVTPDGLKLLGSKGFRSARCNAPIREGRWYMEVKILRGGGERLTEDSRRDGGHVRLGFGRREAPLNGPVGLDGYSYGYRDKTGGKVTLSRPRPYGRPFTSGDVIGMYISLPPRRQSDPKDPSDPARLKRERIAIDLKGQETFEILEYPQSKEMIALMDYSGSKPATTPTQTAPFAKPNGKPSDRASSTKSKVPGPTLRPLPTLANSRIAFFVNGECQGIAFQDIYDYLQLRTTAVAHKGKEKKRGREGVKEHRENPFDDGTLGYYPFISLFNGASVELNPGPDFAFPPPPDVDALLDGSTTAKMEGQEPTWRPICERYPEFMKEQWELDEIEEEEAKVESARLAAQEQVAAEKKAQKEKKRKQTEVRKRSKLQANVSSKDPSEPLVASPLKHGTSYPPESRLGSPTPTIISSHSDVQGAQSGYTSDVVDAEMDSADTTEILVGTSE, encoded by the coding sequence ATGCTGAAGcggaagagatcagaaaagACTGCAGAAAGCCCTCTTCTTGACAGCAATGGTTCACCCGCTCCTTCAGAAGCTCCGGAATTAGTTCTTACCTCTCGCCTTGACCTTTCTTCTCGTCCACAACTTACCATTTCTCGTGGCCCCAGTTTCGTGCCCATCCCAGATTCCGACACGTTTTTCAAAACAGATTTTACCGGTATAAATCGACATGGCTATCGCTACTCACCGGCCGGAATCAACCCACGCGGTTTCTTCCTTCCCTGTCGCACTATTGAAACCAAACCTACTTCGTATAGAGTCAGTTGGGAGGACCGAAGCCCATTCGTCTATGTCACTCCCGATGGGCTGAAATTGCTTGGGTCCAAGGGTTTTCGCAGTGCTCGCTGCAATGCTCCGATACGAGAAGGGCGTTGGTATATGGAAGTGAAAATATTACGTGGCGGGGGTGAACGATTGACAGAGGATTCAAGACGCGATGGTGGGCATGTCCGGTTAGGTTTTGGGAGACGGGAGGCACCTCTGAACGGCCCAGTAGGATTGGATGGGTATAGCTACGGATATCGCGACAAGACTGGCGGGAAAGTGACTCTATCCCGTCCTCGCCCATACGGTCGTCCATTCACCTCTGGAGACGTCATTGGCATGTACATTTCACTTCCTCCGCGACGACAATCAGATCCAAAGGACCCCAGTGACCCAGCGCGATTGAAACGCGAACGTATTGCGATTGATCTCAAGGGTCAGGAAACGTTCGAAATTCTCGAGTACCCTCAGTCAAAAGAGATGATCGCTCTCATGGATTATTCGGGCAGCAAGCCAGCCACTACCCCCACGCAAACTGCTCCTTTTGCCAAACCAAATGGAAAACCTTCTGATCGTGCCTCTTCTACGAAGAGTAAGGTCCCAGGTCCCACTCTCAGACCTCTCCCCACTCTCGCAAATTCTCGCATTGCATTTTTTGTCAATGGTGAATGCCAAGGTATCGCCTTTCAAGACATTTACGACTATCTACAGCTTCGCACTACTGCTGTGGCTCATAAGGGAAAGGAGAAAAAGCGAGGCAGGGAGGGTGTCAAGGAGCATAGGGAGAACCCGTTTGACGACGGTACACTCGGCTATTATCCCTTCATTTCCTTGTTCAACGGTGCATCGGTTGAACTCAATCCTGGACCAGATTTTGCATTCCCTCCTCCACCCGACGTAGATGCTCTTCTAGACGGCTCGACTACAGCAAAAATGGAAGGGCAAGAGCCGACGTGGCGTCCCATTTGTGAACGGTACCCAGAGTTCATGAAAGAGCAGTGGGAACTGGATGAAatcgaggaggaggaggcaaaGGTGGAAAGTGCGCGATTAGCTGCACAGGAACAAGTGGCAGCAGAAAAGAAGGcgcagaaagagaaaaaacgGAAACAAACTGAAGTGCGGAAGCGTAGCAAGCTGCAGGCGAATGTTAGTTCTAAAGATCCATCGGAACCATTAGTCGCCAGTCCCCTCAAACATGGCACGTCGTATCCCCCAGAGTCTCGGCTTGGGTCACCAACCCCGACGATTATATCATCTCATAGTGATGTGCAAGGCGCACAAAGTGGTTATACTTCTGATGTTGTAGATGCAGAGATGGATTCAGCTGACACCACCGAGATTCTCGTCGGCACCTCCGAATGA